A single window of Larimichthys crocea isolate SSNF chromosome XII, L_crocea_2.0, whole genome shotgun sequence DNA harbors:
- the zbedx gene encoding uncharacterized protein zbedx, with protein sequence MIASGMDVDHHEPVGETKSAMHTWRYRHHFTYKADQGKNIIVQCNLCLPRVNLLSTSKTSTSNLKKHLDRTHLGCEARPDAKRGRKKEEHNGEESRHCQLKKLKAEIISKCMTQAKTDDLIYNFIVEDCQSFYVLEQPGFRKLIAGLTEGLKSMDRVTLFTKVDQGFSRMREDLMAKLSNIQYVCTTADIWTAHNRSFFGMTCHWIDPDSLERKSAALGFARLQGRITYDTIAGRIHDIHVAYNIESKVQTTVTDNGSPFMSVFKEFAMDSPESDDDIGFYENVSAVLEGEPEQDMLLFLPTVQRCASHTLELIVTEDFWQAVSQGPMCQLHYSAMAKVYAIWSKCHHLQVGMDAAEEIGKMALVVPAVIRWNVEYCAVQKIVSLTERELTELCARLEVPRMQPEEMAFLKEYVTVFHPLAFALELFQAEQKCYLGLVIPTVLSLKNKLNEQKDAANYFAEVINAIVVAIDVRFQELFASTEAKFATATTPQFRLWWLAASEREDMCTLLATEASQVDTSNVTETNPSRNLSTIESEDDFFSYGPVKPAIQIEQRGVMEEIRKYVEGTGKSLECLQDFPRVKQLFLKYNTTLPSTAPVQRLFSQKGNLVTSQRNFLTDDYFERIQLLRYNSNVCTLVTE encoded by the exons ATGATCGCGTCCGGGATGGATGTGGACCACCATGAACCCGTCGGAGAGACTAAATCGGCCATGCACACTTGGCGTTATCGCCACCATTTCACGTACAAGGCAGATCAAGGGAAAAATATCATCGTCCAGTGTAATCTATGTCTGCCGAGGGTTAATCTGCTCTCCACGTCGAAAACCTCCACATCAAACCTAAAGAAGCATTTAGAC AGAACACATCTGGGCTGTGAAGCCAGGCCAGATGCCAAGAGGGGACGGAAGAAAGAAGAGCACAACGGTGAAGAGAGTAGGCACTGCCAGCTGAAAAAACTCAAAGCTGAAATCATCTCAAAGTGCATGACCCAAGCAAAGACTGACGACCTGATTTACAACTTCATCGTGGAAGACTGTCAGTCGTTTTACGTGCTAGAGCAACCTGGTTTCAGGAAGCTGATCGCAGGACTGACTGAAGGGTTAAAGTCCATGGACAGGGTGACCTTATTTACAAAAGTGGACCAGGGTTTCTCCAGGATGCGGGAAGACTTGATGGCAAAACTCAGCAACATCCAGTACGTGTGCACCACGGCTGACATCTGGACAGCCCACAACAGGAGCTTCTTCGGGATGACGTGTCACTGGATCGACCCAGATTCTTTGGAGAGGAAATCTGCCGCTCTGGGTTTCGCGCGGCTGCAGGGCCGGATCACATACGACACCATTGCTGGACGGATACACGACATCCACGTGGCGTACAATATTGAAAGTAAAGTTCAGACTACGGTCACTGATAACGGCAGTCCCTTTATGAGCGTGTTCAAAGAGTTTGCGATGGACAGCCCGGAAAGCGACGACGACATCGGCTTCTACGAGAACGTGAGCGCCGTCCTCGAGGGCGAGCCGGAGCAGGACATGCTTTTGTTTCTGCCCACCGTGCAGCGATGTGCGTCGCACACCCTAGAGCTGATTGTAACTGAGGATTTTTGGCAGGCTGTGTCGCAGGGGCCGATGTGTCAGCTACATTACAGCGCAATGGCCAAGGTGTACGCCATCTGGAGCAAGTGCCATCATCTACAGGTCGGCATGGACGCAGCGGAGGAGATAGGAAAGATGGCGCTTGTTGTCCCCGCAGTCATACGCTGGAACGTGGAGTACTGTGCTGTGCAGAAGATTGTCTCCTTAACTGAGCGGGAGTTGACCGAGCTGTGTGCCCGCCTGGAGGTCCCACGCATGCAGCCCGAGGAGATGGCCTTCCTGAAAGAATACGTGACTGTGTTCCACCCGCTTGCGTTTGCACTTGAACTTTTCCAAGCAGAGCAGAAATGCTACCTGGGGCTGGTCATCCCAACGGTACTCAGTCTGAAGAACAAGTTAAATGAGCAGAAAGACGCGGCGAACTACTTCGCCGAGGTCATCAACGCCATCGTGGTGGCCATAGACGTGCGTTTCCAGGAGCTGTTTGCAAGCACGGAGGCGAAGTTTGCCACGGCGACAACTCCCCAGTTTCGTTTGTGGTGGCTCGCCGCATCCGAGAGGGAGGACATGTGCACCCTTCTGGCTACAGAGGCGTCCCAGGTGGATACCTCCAACGTGACGGAGACGAACCCCAGCCGCAATTTGTCGACCATCGAATCCGAGGACGACTTTTTCAGCTACGGCCCGGTGAAGCCCGCCATCCAGATCGAGCAACGGGGAGTGATGGAGGAGATCCGCAAGTACGTCGAAGGAACGGGGAAGAGCCTAGAGTGCCTTCAGGACTTCCCCAGAGTGAAGCAGCTTTTCCTAAAATACAACACCACCCTGCCGTCCACGGCGCCGGTCCAGCGTCTCTTCAGTCAGAAAGGCAACctggtgacgtcacagagaaacTTTCTGACTGACGACTACTTTGAACGGATTCAGCTTCTGAGATACAACAGCAACGTGTGCACTTTGGTCACTGAGTGA
- the aimp2 gene encoding aminoacyl tRNA synthase complex-interacting multifunctional protein 2 isoform X1, which produces MPMYQVKPICGAHAETDLPTCMYKLPNIHAQKGNSCTPEHALQNGEVDPAVKALEARQDEIMRKLHELKAAVEGLAKTVTTPDADLDLTVSSSLSESASSTTFKGVTDLDTVLGKDLGALRDIVINANPAQPPLSLLVLHSLLCQRYRVLSTVHVHSSVNGVPPQLLSCLGPRHADSYARHMFQLGFTLIWKDVPKLQMKFSVQNMCPIEGEANVARFLFKLLAPYPSDPALTTMVDSWVDTAFFQLAEGSTKERSTVLRALNSALGRNPWLAGQEFSLADIACYCCVLQSGSASAAPANVQRWIKSCENLGHFSPAKQLLQ; this is translated from the exons ATGCCCATGTACCAGGTAAAGCCCATCTGTGGCGCGCACGCAGAGACCGATCTGCCCACCTGCATGTACAAGTTACCAAATATCCACGCGCAGAAAGGGAACAGCTGCACTCCCGAGCACGCGCTTCAG AATGGCGAGGTGGACCCAGCGGTCAAAGCTCTGGAGGCCCGGCAGGATGAAATCATGAGAAAACTGCACGAGCTGAAAGCGGCCGTGGAGGGC CTGGCCAAAACGGTGACCACCCCAGATGCCGATCTGGACctgacagtcagcagcagcctctCAGAGAGCGCCAGCTCCACAACTTTTAAAGGGGTCACAGACCTGGACACTGTACTGGGAAAG GACCTCGGTGCTCTCCGTGATATCGTCATAAACGCCAACCCGGCACAGCCTCCCCTATCTCTGCTGGTCCTCCACAGCCTGCTTTGTCAGCGCTACCGGGTGCTCTCCACCGTCCACGTCCACTCCTCGGTTAACGGCGTGCCACCACAGCTCCTGTCCTGCCTCGGTCCACGCCATGCGGACAGCTACGCCCGCCATATGTTCCAGCTGGGCTTCACCCTCATATGGAAAGATG TCCCCAAACTGCAGATGAAGTTCAGTGTCCAGAACATGTGTCCCATCGAAGGTGAGGCCAACGTGGCGCGTTTCCTCTTCAAACTGCTGGCTCCCTACCCCAGTGACCCTGCCCTCACCACAATGGTGGACAGCTGGGTGGACACGGCTTTCTTCCAGCTGGCAGAAGGCAGCACCAAGGAGCGATCCACAGTCCTGCGGGCCCTCAACTCCGCTCTGGGTCGCAACCCCTGGCTGGCCGGTCAGGAGTTCTCCTTGGCTGACATTGCCTGCTACTGCTGCGTACTACAGAGCGGCTCGGCCTCCGCCGCTCCTGCTAACGTCCAGCGCTGGATCAAGTCCTGTGAGAACCTGGGTCACTTCAGCCCTGCCAAGCAACTCCTGCAGTGA
- the aimp2 gene encoding aminoacyl tRNA synthase complex-interacting multifunctional protein 2 isoform X2 — MPMYQVKPICGAHAETDLPTCMYKLPNIHAQKGNSCTPEHALQNGEVDPAVKALEARQDEIMRKLHELKAAVEGLAKTVTTPDADLDLTVSSSLSESASSTTFKGVTDLDTVLGKDLGALRDIVINANPAQPPLSLLVLHSLLCQRYRVLSTVHVHSSVNGVPPQLLSCLGPRHADSYARHMFQLGFTLIWKDVPKLQMKFSVQNMCPIEGEANVARFLFKLLAPYPSDPALTTMVDSWVDTAFFQLAEGSTKERSTVLRALNSALGRNPWLAGQEFSLADIACYCCVLQSGSASAAPANVQRWIKSCENLGHFSPAKQLLQ, encoded by the exons ATGCCCATGTACCAGGTAAAGCCCATCTGTGGCGCGCACGCAGAGACCGATCTGCCCACCTGCATGTACAAGTTACCAAATATCCACGCGCAGAAAGGGAACAGCTGCACTCCCGAGCACGCGCTTCAG AATGGCGAGGTGGACCCAGCGGTCAAAGCTCTGGAGGCCCGGCAGGATGAAATCATGAGAAAACTGCACGAGCTGAAAGCGGCCGTGGAGGGCCTGGCCAAAACGGTGACCACCCCAGATGCCGATCTGGACctgacagtcagcagcagcctctCAGAGAGCGCCAGCTCCACAACTTTTAAAGGGGTCACAGACCTGGACACTGTACTGGGAAAG GACCTCGGTGCTCTCCGTGATATCGTCATAAACGCCAACCCGGCACAGCCTCCCCTATCTCTGCTGGTCCTCCACAGCCTGCTTTGTCAGCGCTACCGGGTGCTCTCCACCGTCCACGTCCACTCCTCGGTTAACGGCGTGCCACCACAGCTCCTGTCCTGCCTCGGTCCACGCCATGCGGACAGCTACGCCCGCCATATGTTCCAGCTGGGCTTCACCCTCATATGGAAAGATG TCCCCAAACTGCAGATGAAGTTCAGTGTCCAGAACATGTGTCCCATCGAAGGTGAGGCCAACGTGGCGCGTTTCCTCTTCAAACTGCTGGCTCCCTACCCCAGTGACCCTGCCCTCACCACAATGGTGGACAGCTGGGTGGACACGGCTTTCTTCCAGCTGGCAGAAGGCAGCACCAAGGAGCGATCCACAGTCCTGCGGGCCCTCAACTCCGCTCTGGGTCGCAACCCCTGGCTGGCCGGTCAGGAGTTCTCCTTGGCTGACATTGCCTGCTACTGCTGCGTACTACAGAGCGGCTCGGCCTCCGCCGCTCCTGCTAACGTCCAGCGCTGGATCAAGTCCTGTGAGAACCTGGGTCACTTCAGCCCTGCCAAGCAACTCCTGCAGTGA
- the pvalb8 gene encoding parvalbumin 8, protein MSLSAILSADAIDSAIKECQAPDSFCPKKFFSTCGLTKKSAADVKKVFGILDNDASGFIEEEELKFFLQRFTPGARVLTDKETKGFLSAADDDSDGRIGADEFQAMVLS, encoded by the exons ATGTCCCTCTCAGCTATCCTTTCGGCTGATGCCATCGACAGTGCTATCAAGGAGTGCCAAG CACCAGACTCCTTCTGCCCCAAGAAATTTTTCAGCACATGTGGCCTCACCAAGAAGTCTGCCGCAGACGTGAAGAAGGTTTTCGGGATTTTGGACAACGATGCCAGCGGGTTTATTGAGGAGGAAGAGCTCAA GTTTTTCCTCCAGAGGTTTACTCCTGGGGCTCGCGTTCTGACAGACAAGGAGACCAAGGGCTTCCTGAGTGCTGCTGATGACGACAGCGATGGCCGCATTGGAGCAGACG agTTCCAGGCCATGGTCTTGTCCTAA
- the LOC104918846 gene encoding parvalbumin beta-like — MAFAKIGLTDAAIAGALEECKAAGSFCHKKFFAACGLHGKPDAVLNEAFNIVDQDNSGFIEEEELKLFLQTFSPGARELTPAETTTFLKAGDTDGDGKIGAAEFIAMIK, encoded by the exons ATGGCCTTCGCTAAAATCGGACTGACTGATGCTGCCATCGCTGGAGCCCTGGAGGAGTGCAAAG ctgctGGATCATTCTGTCACAAGAAGTTCTTCGCTGCATGCGGCTTGCACGGCAAACCCGATGCTGTACTGAACGAAGCCTTCAATATCGTTGACCAGGACAACAGTGGTTTCATTGAGGAGGAAGAGCTTAA gcTGTTCCTGCAGACCTTCAGCCCAGGTGCACGTGAACTGACCCCCGCTGAGACCACCACTTTCCTCAAGGCTGGTGACACTGACGGTGATGGCAAGATTGGAGCTGCCG AGTTCATTGCCATGATTAAATAG